The Xyrauchen texanus isolate HMW12.3.18 chromosome 17, RBS_HiC_50CHRs, whole genome shotgun sequence DNA window CAAAATTTCTGTATTGATTTTTGGGGGAAACCTGCACAAATATAcgaaatggatttaaacatgtaaaaattacACTCTAATTATTGGCTGTAAGCATAATCAAATAAGCGACAGTATTTAGAAATGTAGTCTTTAATGTACTGTAGTAATGTGTAGAATATCATGAATGATGGCATGAATGACAGATTCAGTGTGGGCCTGCTAATTGGTTGTATTTATTGCCTAGATCTACTGGGAAAGGTgttgaaggtgaagtgtgttatttctacACCACTAGGGTCACCAAACAGAAGCCCCAATGAGTATGGCATTGCAATGTTTAGAGTACACAGGGCCAGTGTTTGAACTGTTCGAGggtaaatcaacctacaaatggcttggtTAGTTGTCTCTTCACATTATACTGTAAGTGTTTTAACAGAGAAAAATTatacactttacctttaaaatgtttgttttgtaacACCTTTGTTTTGCACCATGGCTCCTGAAGATGCTGTAATTTGTTCACACAGAAGAGGAAAGACAATAAATTACTTTAGCAGTTTAGTACTAAGATGACATGTAAGGCTTACACCATACCTGTCAATCATTGTAGAGTCCCGCCCTCTCTGTTGGCTGTAGAGAAGTTAGTCAGCAAGATGACCTGTACTCCtctcacatacagtatacactagAGAAACCAAACACAACTGGACTATGGCAAAAATGACAGGTGAATGTCAAAAAGTGAAGATGGTTTTTAGTTCTAGAACATTCTAGAATTCATCCTAGAAATCTGATTAATGTATATTGTAACTCAACTCAATCTGACTGGAATCCTACAAATATGTGTAAATCTGTTATGTCCTAACAAATATAGTAAAACTTATTTAGGCCATATAATGTCTTAAATCTACAATAAGAGCTTTTAAGGATACTTACACCTCTTGAAGAGTCCAAGAAGAAATTATTAGGTTTGTGGGCCAAAGaaatattgcaaaaatattttatattctgtagaaaatgtaaataaaatgctgtttaaaaaaaacaaaattaataaaatttagAAGATCAATGgatttaaaaatctaaatatttcttagattataaaatctaacaatccCAAAAGCTGTCTGTAAGAGTTAGAGTTAGAATTAATCAAATAGCTAAACTGAtgaacaatagaagtcaatgcgAGGTCCACACAAGTGTATGTGAACTAGTGTGTGTGCAGACACTTCCCAGCCTTGTTTTTTGGTTCAATGTGACTGTttgacattttcatttgaaactgCACAGCAAAAGCAAAGAGTGATATTTGCTGGCACAGGCTTAGAGACATCTCCCTATCTGACCTATGCAGTGAGCTTCAGAGACACTGGTCAAACAGTGATTTATCTTCCTCACACAAAGGAATTACACATTGCATTGCAATCTTGAGAAAGCTTATAGAAAAGGCAGAAGGAGACTAGAAGACAAGGTTCAACTTGTGTGGATTTCTGAGCTAGGTTCAAGTTCGTGATCTGAAAATGGAGAGAGAGTACGTGAGGAAGCTAGAGGGGGTCTGGATAGACATCTTTTTTGAGAGAGCTCTATGACAAGGAACAGCTGCCTGGTGAGTAAACAACTGTATCAGGTTTCTGATTCTCTGATTTAATGGTTCCAGTATTGCTGATCTTGCCCCAGTTCAATCCCAACATGCATGCAGCATTGCACAAATGATTCTGGATGAGGCAGCTCCTCTTTACAtgttgttttaatctgtaaatTCTAAGccatattatttatacattttcttaGAAGTGTGTCTTTGCAGTTAGATATACATAACACATATAACTGAGATCAAAGATATTTGCTGTTTAATTCCAGGAGGAAAGTCTATCTACTGTAGGTGGTCTAGTCCGCATGGTGAGTGTACAGTTACCAGTGCACTCACTTTGGCCATTTCATTGGAGTTACATCACTGAAATGCTATTCTCAACACAGACCATGGATGGAAGTTGGTTCAGACATGAGTAAACAGCAGGTGAATATTTTCCAGCTGTACAAAGTTGTGTGAATAAACCCCTCCAGATACAAACAATAACAGGTGCTCATCACACAACAGTTACATTCATGTCTTTGTCTGCTGCTATCAACCTTTCCCGTACATTCATCCTGATGTCAAGAGTTTAGATATAGCCAGGCTGCAACAAAATCTGCAGTACTAATTTACGTAATACCCTCTCTGtacaatgacttaaatttcacaCAATGAGCATTATTATAGTCCTCAGATGGATGGTCGGTCCGTCTGAGGATCAACCAACTGGTTGGCTGGCTGGCTGGACAgccggacggacggacggacctaccgacagacagacagacagacagacagacagacagacagacagacagacagacagacagacagacagacagatagatagatagatagatagatagatagatagatagatagatagatagatagatagatagatagatggatggatggatggatgggtgggtggatggatggatggatagatagatgatagatagatagacagacagacagttagacagatagataattcATATTAATGACACTAGATTGTATTTGatcatttcaaatgttttattgtctTTATAACGGCTAAAAGTGACCCATtggtttcaaataaaaaaaagtacaaaatgcATATAACAATCAAATTTGAATGAGATTTAACTAAATGTTGGTACATTTACAGTGGCCctgatttattaaatacatatataattctgacaatatatacagtatatactatatacaaatatatatttgtatttctatattaaataaaaaaatacttttctgcTAGCATAGATTGAAATTGTGATACAAGACAAAGAATATATTCAAACCTGTTATCAAGATGTGCTATGTTCAATGTTATCTATTGTTTAACCCATTATTAAATACAATGGTTTTCAATCACAAAAATGCATGACATAAATATGATCTATTACAAATATCTCTAATCTGAAGGTTTTTTCGCACCATTACTAAGAAAACCCCAATCTGAAACGTCAATATGAGCAGAGAATTTTATACCAATATGGCAAAATCTAACACAAATCTAAAAACTCTCTCAGATACTGAGGATTCCTCTGTAATAAACATGAAGATGTCAATGGTCATTTTCAAGAGGCGGATTCTTACATTTGTCCAACTGTCCTTTGATTCAGTAAAACAGCTTCTGATGACCTCAGTAAAGATTAAACAACTTGCAATCAAACATTTCTTTGTTTGCCACTGCTTTTCATATTCCACAAATCAGAAGCAAAGCGTGCCTGGTCCTCTAGCACTGGCATTCTGACATCTGAATTGTGCTGTCAGGAGCTGTGTTTGTTCATCTGCTGGAGTTTAATGCTTTGTGGAGAACTGCAGTCTCAGTTCTGCTGTACAACCAGAGGAAAGACAGAAGCAATCCTTAGTGAAATCTCAACTAGGCTGGTGggtgtatttatatgtgtgtgtgtgtgtgtgtgtgtgtgtgtgtgtgtgtgtgtgtgtgtgtgtgtgtgtgtgtgtgtgtctgtacctCTGTGTATGTCGGGGGAGGGGGGAGATGATAATCACTAATACGCATGAAAATTGGACTGTCATCCTCATCGTAATCATTCAGGAGAGGGATAAAGTGACTGTCTATGTGGTTATCCTGGGAGATCTCGCTGTAACTGGGAGGAGAAGATGGGATGGAAACACAAGTGCTGGAGGTGGCACTGCCATCCTGGCTGCTCATGCTGCTGGTGCGGCTATTCAGGCCATTAAAGGGGATTGTCCCAATGACCAGAGGCAGTTCAAGGATCAGCTTCTCGCTGCCTGGAATATGCACAGAGATCTGCccccggagagagagaaaaaaacattattaccaTGGCACATGTCAAAAATACAGTTCACATGAATTATCaggaatatacagtatctcacccTCAATGTGTAGTCAACATGGATGATGTCACAGCCCAAGATAGTGGGCTTCAACTTGGGCACACGGAGGACACCCCCCTGCCAAACGTCACACATGCCAGAGATGATGTGGTTGCCCCTGACAGAAGTGAGTTTCTCGCAAAACACCTTGGTGCGTCCGTTCGCCAGATAAATGTGCTTGGCTATGATGGTAGCTTTAGGAATGACAATCCGAGAGCAGGTGTTCTCAAATTTAGCATCGATGCAAATGTCCTCTCCTTCGCAATAACCCTTCCGGTCGATGCGGGCGACCACGGAAACGCTGCCATCAGGAATAAACATGCAggtgactttcttttcttttgctcCTGCAACTGGAGTCTGAAAAGAGCCAGACAGACATATGAGGGACTGTTCTCTCATGTTTGTATAACATCCGCTTTGCAGAAGCTTTGTGTGACCTCTCTTGACATACTCACCATGAGTTCTTGGGTGTTTACATCAATGGGTTCCTCCACCTCAAAATACCGCTTGCATTCTGCATATGGCTGGCCTGATTTCTCTAAGACCGCCTTCACATAGTACTGGACTGAGCCAAACTTTCCTGCATAGGAGGAAACTAAGTGCCTGTTCAGGGGTGGAAGATTTTGCATTAAGTCAGTCACTCAGTcagatataattaaatatttcagaTGCAATATTAGTAATATGCAATTTCCCAAAGAAACCTACCCTGCCTGTGGAAGTTCGAACCCGAACATGAACTCATATCTGTTTCCAGGCCTGAGAGTAATGGAGCCATCTGCATATGAAATGAAGAAATTGTGCTTTGAGAAACACACGCCAGGGGCATGACCACCATAGGCAGTATATTCAGAATAGTTATCCATTAATAAGGGGGTTTCAACAACCAATTCCTTTTACATTCTGGCCCCACATTCTTGAATATGTGCCTACATCCTTGACTTACACCTTTCAGTTCATTCATCTAGGCTATACTCTTAATGCAGTTCTGAGCTGCTTTAAATGTTCATTCCACAAAGGCAAAAATACACTCAAACATATATGTGTAGGAAAAGCCCTACAAGGCAGAAAAAAACTGCATGACCTTATTCGGAGTAGcgccatttttaatttttgccgggaatgaaaacgaggctgtgggATAGACTTTCAGTCTCTTTAATGATTTGTACCTTTATAAAATATAATGGTGCCAGATATATAATTTTCACAACTCGTTTTTTctagaatctctctctctctctctctctctctctctctctctctcacacacacacacacacacacacacacacacattctcgtcaaaaaataaaatggtgCCACTCTAAATAAGGTCAAAATAAGAACTCAATTTAGTTCCCATGTGCATTTGTGTCAGGAAACCCAAAGATTGACTCTCACCTGTGTGTTGATGATCAAGGTGAAGAACCTCGTCACATTTCAGATACTCGATTTCCTCCCTGCAGCGCAGCTTTCCTTTACTATATTCGACTTTAGCGCACCCGATACCGAATAGTCTAACGGCGGAGACCCTTATTACCTCCAACACCTCCACCACCACCCGCCCGGCCACTTTATCTCCGCCGCTGTACACGCTCTTGTTCGGGTCACTCAGTAGTACTTCGAAGGTCTTTGGTTTCTTTGTCAACACGCccattttttgctttttaatgAATTTAACGAGTTCAACAAATACTAATCTGTAACAATACGATTAAAGGTGTTATTAAAGGTCAATGGAGGAATCAGTTCCGCATCAAGCTCACCAATATGTATTgatgaattattatattattatctattggatattttttgtaatttggtGGTTCTCTCTGTTCACTCTCTTTTCACTGTGTGAAAGTGGCTGGTTATATAGTTAAGACGCCGCTATGCTGATGATGTGAGCTAGCGCTGGACACTCACATGCGCCCGTGGATCGCCCCACGGGCGTCTCTCTCATAGGACACACGGGCTGTGAACTTCCACTCGGGCCAATGAGCACCCGGCCAGGGCGCGTGGACAGCTCGTGGGTATGGGGCAGGAGGCATTTGAGAAGGTGGGGTAATTCTATGTAGCAGGGGTAGGGCGTGAACAGCTGCACTTGAGACACATGTGCCCTGCCCCTGCTCCAATACATGTTTGGGGAGTGAAGGAAATTCACGTATGACACGTATCCTTCTGACAAAATCGAGATTTGGAAATAACTCGTTTTGCATAACAAATCAATTTAAACTGATGTGACACATACAGGATGACCCCTAACAATCAAGCATTTTTACAACGTAATTTACCATTACAAAAGGTAGGTGGTGGTATTATGGTACAATAGTGATGGTATCAAATGGTAATGGCATGGTACAGAATGATTAATATGCATGTGCCATGACATTTACATTGTGCCGAATACTTGTTGTTAATGACATATTTGATGATACATGTCCACACAACCATagcattaccatggtacatgtcccaaaGGTTTTATTTGCTAACTTtggttaactacattagttaacatgaacttacaataaacaatacttgtacagcatttattcatcttggttaatattaagtTCAACACATACCAgtacaattttaaaatgaaaagttagATATGTTAACAGTAACTGgcacattatgaactaacatcaaCCATTAGATGCTGTAAATGCACATATCCAAAAATATGGTATCATCACAATggaccatgttgaaaatgcataTTGTATCCTCATTAATTATGTAAACATGTGAAACATTATCATGGTACCacttccaaaaatgtatttggcgattttattttatttatttttattgttttgactGATCTGACAGTGCAGAGAGTTATCAGACAATACAGTCTTGTACAGTAAAGTCCAGAGATAGCAGTGGTATCAGTGATAGCCAAACAAATGCACCCATCACAGCAGCCACATGCTGTAAAACGTGTGTGAGGTTAACATGGACAGTTTCCTCTGATTGGATGAGCACTGCCATCTGCTGATGATCCAGCATATTTTACTGTATGTCTTCCAACAGAAGGAAGTTCAGGAGGAACCCCGTTATATAACCCCATCAATCACTGTGATAAGAATAAATATACACAGCTGCTTACATCATTCATTCTCATGTTTTTTTCCACCTCACAACAACATTATTTATCCACTATAGACCTGGGCCAAAGTTGCGTACACTTAATAATGTCCCTCTTATACATTAGTTGAACATAAAACTTGTGAATACTATTTGCAATGCAAGAGATCAGGGgaatataaaataacattaaagttAAACCAAATGAACACCATCACCCCTAAAataatagtttacctaaaaagcacataaagcacaTAAACTTCCGTGGTTAACTCCATGTCTTCAGGAGCGATATAAtaaggtgtgagtgagaaacaaatctatattatgtaatttttctataaattctacttcctGCCCAGGAGTTGGCGATATGCTTGAAGAATCCAAttggccaaaaacaaaagtttaaaggTTTGAAAGTTTAGttttatagtaaataaggacttaaatattgatctgcttgtcaaccacacctatcatatagcttctgaagacatggatttaaccactggagtcatatggattacttgtatgctgcctttatgtgcttttttggagcttcaaagttttggactctgttgacttgcactgtatggacctacagagttgatatattcttttaaaaatctttgtgttcagcagaagaaagaaagtcatacacatctgggatggaataagattgagtacatgatgagagaatttttatttttaagtgaactattcctttaaacaagtgTGAAATGCCTCAGAATATGTCACCAGTTTGCAGATGATAAACCATTAGTCGCATGATCTTCAGGAGACTGAAAGAATGAAAATATAGAAAATGTAATTGGTCTTCACTTTTCAAAGGAAAGTTTACACATATTCTCATGATAAATTTCCACAATGCATAATTAACAAGGAAGTCTAAAATATTGATAACTAGTTTGACAGAAACGGTATTCAATGGTCTTTATTTTAGTTTGGAAATATGAATCTAATTTGGTGATAAGGGCAATTTCATGTGGTCTGCTAAATCTGGTGTTACCTTCACTGATCAATGCTGTGTGGGCCAGCACACGACAATGAACTACTGTTgtgaggaaatatatatatatatataaatatatagatagatagatatttctttattataaatatgctCAAATTATTCCTGCACAAACCTCATCAACCTTTGAAAAAACATACACTATTTCTTTGATAAGCAAAAATATCTTGAGTAGAATTTTGCATAAGTTTTTCCCCAAAACGTATTCATGTTCATATTTTCACAAgtatgttcaattaaaaaaaatcacacactttATGTGCATGTAACACAGAATTCAAAACAAAAGGCAGTTCCAGACAGCCTGTTCACATAAAACATACAGACTCACAAACTTTGAAAACTAAGGTTGCCTAAAGTTGTTTGTTGTTCTACCAGCCTTGGCAGGCAggttaggctggtctgttttgctgGTTTGTGAGGGACTTTGGGCatttgtcagctggtcaggctggtagATAAATTAGCTATAACCAACTATACACTGAACAATTGTATTGCAAATATCGTATAGTAAAAAATCAAGTAAGCCTTGCTTTAGACTTTACGCAGAAAAGCAGTGAGAGCTGCAGAGTTTTCAGTCATCAGACTAGACCTGAGACAGCATGTCTGAGGGTCTCCGTGAGGACACTTATGGCCAGTGCCACCGGCAGAGACGGAGGGGTGTTACTTGCACTGGCTGTCAGCAGGTGAACCCTCTCAGAGACTGAGATCATTGCACGAGCGTCCTCCAACGCTGCTACAGCTGACGCACTAGAGTTCACATTCCCCGTGACCTGCAAATCAAACAGGCAGGCCTGGAAATACACATCCCGCACAGGAAGCAGGGAGGAGCAGTGTGCGTACACAGCAGTGGACGGATGCATGGGTGGCGTCTCCAGACGCTGTGAGACTGgacaagcccacacacacaacTGCAGGTCCTGCTCGGGTGTGTAGGACTCCACGATCGCGCGAGGTGAGcggacagacagactgagcgaccgtCCGATCTGACGCACCACCAGTGTCGTTCCGATGTGTGTAGCCGTGATCTCGGCATGTTGGCCGGGATCATGAGAGTGAATACGCAGGCTATGGTGTCCTCTGCGATCACCGCTGGTCatagaaccatccacaaatgctgggGGAACATTGTCCAGCTCTGCCTGGTATatctgctgctctgcacactCACGCGAGTTCTTAAAGATAACTGTGATCTGAGGAGGAAATGGAGACCAAAGACATGTCAAATAAAAAAGTACCCCCAAAAAAAGTTCTTTACAGCAGTGGATGGTCTGTTCTGATGATGCTAAATGCAAAAAATCAAATGCAAACGAAACTAATAATTGTGTATATTTAGGGCAGCAAAAATACCAGAGGTCTGTCCTGttaattattcatattaattCATCATTCATCAAGTTGCTCTTGTGTCTTCTATGGCAAGCCGATTTAAACTAAAAAGCTTCCAGTGT harbors:
- the LOC127657937 gene encoding thioredoxin-interacting protein-like isoform X1 codes for the protein MGVLTKKPKTFEVLLSDPNKSVYSGGDKVAGRVVVEVLEVIRVSAVRLFGIGCAKVEYSKGKLRCREEIEYLKCDEVLHLDHQHTDGSITLRPGNRYEFMFGFELPQAGHLVSSYAGKFGSVQYYVKAVLEKSGQPYAECKRYFEVEEPIDVNTQELMTPVAGAKEKKVTCMFIPDGSVSVVARIDRKGYCEGEDICIDAKFENTCSRIVIPKATIIAKHIYLANGRTKVFCEKLTSVRGNHIISGMCDVWQGGVLRVPKLKPTILGCDIIHVDYTLRISVHIPGSEKLILELPLVIGTIPFNGLNSRTSSMSSQDGSATSSTCVSIPSSPPSYSEISQDNHIDSHFIPLLNDYDEDDSPIFMRISDYHLPPPPTYTEQN
- the LOC127657937 gene encoding thioredoxin-interacting protein-like isoform X2 — translated: MGVLTKKPKTFEVLLSDPNKSVYSGGDKVAGRVVVEVLEVIRVSAVRLFGIGCAKVEYSKGKLRCREEIEYLKCDEVLHLDHQHTDGSITLRPGNRYEFMFGFELPQAGHLVSSYAGKFGSVQYYVKAVLEKSGQPYAECKRYFEVEEPIDVNTQELMTPVAGAKEKKVTCMFIPDGSVSVVARIDRKGYCEGEDICIDAKFENTCSRIVIPKATIIAKHIYLANGRTKVFCEKLTSVRGNHIISGMCDVWQGGVLRVPKLKPTILGCDIIHVDYTLRISVHIPGSEKLILELPLVIGTIPFNGLNSRTSSMSSQDGSATSSTCVSIPSSPPSYSEISQDNHIDSHFIPLLNDYDEDDSPIFMRISDYHLPPPPTYTEN
- the LOC127657935 gene encoding hemojuvelin-like isoform X1, whose translation is MGMAAQAAFGNHSHTTWNHIILIITTFLIFSTISAVYAQCRILRCNSEFVATTLEIGVPGGRVGGNARYCSALRSYALCTQRTARACRGDLAYHSAVQGIEDLLIQQRCPKTGPTAHPRPLPQAPLSGDGCFYEKAFVKREGRAPEYLHCGVFGDPHIRTFNEEFQTCAVKGAWPLIDNQYLYIQATSTPTRGISYSTLLTKITVIFKNSRECAEQQIYQAELDNVPPAFVDGSMTSGDRRGHHSLRIHSHDPGQHAEITATHIGTTLVVRQIGRSLSLSVRSPRAIVESYTPEQDLQLCVWACPVSQRLETPPMHPSTAVYAHCSSLLPVRDVYFQACLFDLQVTGNVNSSASAVAALEDARAMISVSERVHLLTASASNTPPSLPVALAISVLTETLRHAVSGLV
- the LOC127657935 gene encoding hemojuvelin-like isoform X2 — its product is MGMAAQAAFGNHSHTTWNHIILIITTFLIFSTISVYAQCRILRCNSEFVATTLEIGVPGGRVGGNARYCSALRSYALCTQRTARACRGDLAYHSAVQGIEDLLIQQRCPKTGPTAHPRPLPQAPLSGDGCFYEKAFVKREGRAPEYLHCGVFGDPHIRTFNEEFQTCAVKGAWPLIDNQYLYIQATSTPTRGISYSTLLTKITVIFKNSRECAEQQIYQAELDNVPPAFVDGSMTSGDRRGHHSLRIHSHDPGQHAEITATHIGTTLVVRQIGRSLSLSVRSPRAIVESYTPEQDLQLCVWACPVSQRLETPPMHPSTAVYAHCSSLLPVRDVYFQACLFDLQVTGNVNSSASAVAALEDARAMISVSERVHLLTASASNTPPSLPVALAISVLTETLRHAVSGLV